From one Malus sylvestris chromosome 1, drMalSylv7.2, whole genome shotgun sequence genomic stretch:
- the LOC126626361 gene encoding uncharacterized protein At4g00950 isoform X1: MGLGSDEAEPPQLPLFSAPPFHSHEPSGTLTPPHPSSVSVPFRWEEQPGKPRPCTALATLQNPTDFSQKCLELPPRLLLEAKQLSPTTVLEGPYVGRPRFQSSSFRMECYGGFSPERGGGLGALVLSRKGKERGWFDSWGRRVLKGKRDVGGASYVFPSSVDGESDGGGSVGGESGRMKLKKKVPRITRVGSFSSLSHDKPHFWATVKQSLKQAVPWKNRKFKKDGFVI; encoded by the exons ATGGGGCTGGGATCTGATGAGGCCGAGCCACCACAGCTGCCCTTATTTTCTGCCCCACCATTTCACTCCCACGAGCCATCAGGGACCCTAACCCCGCCCCACCCCTCCTCAGTCTCGGTCCCATTCCGCTGGGAAGAACAGCCCGGGAAGCCAAGGCCCTGCACTGCCCTGGCCACCCTTCAAAACCCCACTGACTTTTCCCAAAAGTGCTTAGAGCTCCCTCCAAGGCTGCTTTTGGAAGCCAAACAGCTTTCTCCCACCACAGTGTTGGAGGGTCCTTATGTCGGCAGGCCAAGGTTTCAGTCTTCCTCATTCAGGATGGAGTGTTATGGCGGTTTTAGCCCCGAGAGAGGAGGGGGGCTTGGTGCTCTGGTTCTGAGCAGGAAAGGGAAGGAGAGAGGGTGGTTTGACTCATGGGGGAGGAGGGTGTTGAAGGGAAAAAGAGACGTTGGTGGGGCTAGTTATGTCTTTCCATCTTCTGTGGACGGAGAAAGTGACGGTGGTGGCAGTGTGGGAGGAGAGAGTGGGAGGATGAAGCTGAAGAAGAAGGTGCCAAGGATTACAAGGGTTGGGAGCTTTTCTAGCCTCTCTCATGACAAACCTCACTTCTGG GCGACAGTGAAACAGAGCTTGAAACAGGCAGTTCCATGGAAGaatagaaaattcaagaaagatGGGTTTGTTATATGA
- the LOC126626361 gene encoding uncharacterized protein At4g00950 isoform X2, which translates to MGLGSDEAEPPQLPLFSAPPFHSHEPSGTLTPPHPSSVSVPFRWEEQPGKPRPCTALATLQNPTDFSQKCLELPPRLLLEAKQLSPTTVLEGPYVGRPRFQSSSFRMECYGGFSPERGGGLGALVLSRKGKERGWFDSWGRRVLKGKRDVGGASYVFPSSVDGESDGGGSVGGESGRMKLKKKVPRITRVGSFSSLSHDKPHFWRIHPCT; encoded by the exons ATGGGGCTGGGATCTGATGAGGCCGAGCCACCACAGCTGCCCTTATTTTCTGCCCCACCATTTCACTCCCACGAGCCATCAGGGACCCTAACCCCGCCCCACCCCTCCTCAGTCTCGGTCCCATTCCGCTGGGAAGAACAGCCCGGGAAGCCAAGGCCCTGCACTGCCCTGGCCACCCTTCAAAACCCCACTGACTTTTCCCAAAAGTGCTTAGAGCTCCCTCCAAGGCTGCTTTTGGAAGCCAAACAGCTTTCTCCCACCACAGTGTTGGAGGGTCCTTATGTCGGCAGGCCAAGGTTTCAGTCTTCCTCATTCAGGATGGAGTGTTATGGCGGTTTTAGCCCCGAGAGAGGAGGGGGGCTTGGTGCTCTGGTTCTGAGCAGGAAAGGGAAGGAGAGAGGGTGGTTTGACTCATGGGGGAGGAGGGTGTTGAAGGGAAAAAGAGACGTTGGTGGGGCTAGTTATGTCTTTCCATCTTCTGTGGACGGAGAAAGTGACGGTGGTGGCAGTGTGGGAGGAGAGAGTGGGAGGATGAAGCTGAAGAAGAAGGTGCCAAGGATTACAAGGGTTGGGAGCTTTTCTAGCCTCTCTCATGACAAACCTCACTTCTGG CGCATTCACCCTTGCACCTGA
- the LOC126626371 gene encoding uncharacterized protein LOC126626371 produces the protein MAVMEKLRMFVAQEPVVAASCLIAGVGLFLPAVVRPILDSFEASKQVPQPALSDVVAGMTGKK, from the exons ATGGCAGTGATGGAGAAGCTCAGGATGTTCGTCGCTCAGGAGCCTGTCGTCGCAGCTTCTTGCCTCATCGCCGGCgttg GACTCTTCCTTCCCGCTGTAGTAAGGCCAATTCTAGATTCCTTTGAAGCTTCTAAGCAAGTCCCTCAGCCTGCTTTAAGTGAT GTGGTTGCAGGTATGACAGGTAAAAAATAG
- the LOC126629096 gene encoding uncharacterized protein LOC126629096 — MAAAEARAVWQRAANRCFVQEDAKRAPKLACCQSSSSTTRQVDAGPAIGAEGPDHPAAGFMPVYRNPYSSRPPGTRWWLQPSHGHQKDFTYEQLNALEADMETLRAGFVKSTPNTSEVHQQKAEFTDADSISAVCTKTGYEVQKQDVSTKYCENMQELLQYEMKGKCEIMGMDTIDCPVSKKPKEFCCDYPWLGGGRAEPWWRTTDRDELASLVAQKSLNHIENCDLPPPQKMYHKRHPYADIGCSDPNVILGTSLDAKAQANYLSNMTTPAHRYRESGKGEASGEGHSDKSFRDVMEIQQPSEGEPTKAQLMEALCHSQTRAREAEMAAKQAYAEKEHIFKLFFRQASELFAYKQWFRLLQLESLYLQIKNNDQRPSATVLPEGLPWMPSKGKKLRRSRRKGAKGKGGRRAEPRHDITTYAVAFALGFGLVGAGLLLGWTVGWMLPHF; from the exons ATGGCAGCAGCAGAAGCAAGGGCTGTGTGGCAGAGAGCAGCTAATCGTTGTTTCGTCCAAGAGGATGCCAAAAGAGCTCCCAAGTTAGCGTGCTGCCAATCCTCTTCTTCCACAACTAGGCAGGTTGATGCTGGGCCTGCAATTGGAGCCGAAGGGCCAGATCATCCTGCCGCTGGTTTCATGCCTGTCTACCGGAATCCATATTCTAGTCGACCCCCCGGTACAAGATGGTGGCTGCAACCTAGCCATGGGCACCAAAAGGATTTTACATACGAACAGTTAAATGCTTTGGAGGCTGACATGGAAACACTGAGAGCTGGGTTCGTGAAATCAACACCCAACACTAGCGAGGTCCACCAGCAAAAAGCAGAATTCACTGATGCGGATAGTATCTCCGCTGTTTGTACGAAGACAGGCTACGAAGTGCAAAAGCAAGATGTTAGCACCAAATATTGTGAAAACATGCAGGAACTTCTCCAATACGAAATGAAGGGAAAATGTGAAATAATGGGGATGGATACCATTGATTGCCCAGTTTCCAAGAAACCCAAGGAGTTTTGTTGTGATTATCCTTGGCTTGGAGGTGGGAGAGCTGAACCATGGTGGCGGACAACGGACAGAGATGAATTGGCTTCCTTGGTTGCTCAGAAGTCGCTTAACCATATTGAGAACTGCGACCTTCCCCCACCTCAGAAAATGTATCATAAGAGACATCCATATGCTGATATTGGTTGTTCTGACCCGAATGTGATATTGGGGACATCTTTAGATGCGAAGGCCCAAGCGAACTATCTTTCCAATATGACCACTCCTGCACATCGCTATCGTGAATCTGGAAAGGGAGAAGCATCCGGAGAAGGGCACTCCGACAAGTCATTCAG AGACGTCATGGAGATTCAACAACCTTCTGAGGGTGAGCCTACAAAAGCTCAGCTAATGGAGGCACTCTGCCATTCTCAAACACGTGCAAGGGAAGCTGAGATGGCGGCGAAGCAAGCTTATGCCGAGAAGGAGCACATCTTTAAGCTCTTCTTCAGACAAGCCTCTGAACTCTTTGCCTATAAGCAGTGGTTCCGATTGCTGCAGCTGGAAAGCCTTTATCTCCAGATCAAAAACAATGACCAGCGTCCAAGCGCCACTGTTTTACCGGAGGGACTTCCATGGATGCCATCCAAAGGCAAGAAACTGCGGAGGAGCCGGCGTAAGGGTGCCAAGGGTAAAGGAGGAAGGAGGGCCGAACCCAGACACGACATTACAACGTATGCTGTTGCTTTTGCATTGGGGTTCGGTCTTGTTGGTGCTGGGTTGCTGCTGGGATGGACTGTGGGGTGGATGTTACCCCATTTCTAG